One part of the Streptomyces nigra genome encodes these proteins:
- a CDS encoding DUF6758 family protein codes for MRGEPSCPKCGGRVRAPGLFADTWQCDVHGTVHPVQPVIPPSVEALGVVVHRTRVPVWMPWPLPIGWLFTGVASAGDDRSGGRASAVACSGPGPLGGTGELILVAEELGVGLGARYAGIDGPDPGSYIDVEKPPQAKVLAAGRPTPLWHVSGTPDDRAVFAGEALGMWVWAVVWPEQSGLLMYDELVLTDLRDAGAEVELVPCGALSPRLLEP; via the coding sequence TGAGGGGCGAACCCAGTTGCCCGAAGTGTGGTGGCCGGGTCAGGGCTCCCGGACTCTTCGCCGACACCTGGCAGTGTGACGTGCACGGCACCGTGCATCCGGTGCAGCCCGTGATACCGCCCAGTGTCGAGGCGCTCGGCGTGGTCGTGCACCGCACGCGGGTGCCCGTGTGGATGCCCTGGCCGCTGCCGATCGGATGGCTGTTCACCGGCGTCGCGAGCGCGGGCGACGACCGCAGTGGCGGACGCGCGAGCGCCGTCGCCTGCTCGGGTCCCGGACCGCTCGGCGGCACGGGCGAGCTGATCCTGGTCGCTGAGGAGCTCGGCGTCGGCCTCGGTGCCCGCTACGCCGGGATCGACGGACCCGACCCGGGCTCGTACATCGACGTCGAGAAGCCGCCGCAGGCCAAGGTCCTCGCCGCGGGCCGCCCGACCCCGCTGTGGCATGTCTCCGGCACCCCTGACGACCGCGCCGTCTTCGCCGGTGAGGCGCTCGGGATGTGGGTGTGGGCCGTCGTCTGGCCCGAGCAGTCCGGGCTGCTGATGTACGACGAACTCGTGCTGACCGACCTGCGGGACGCCGGGGCCGAGGTGGAGCTGGTGCCCTGCGGGGCGCTCTCCCCGCGTCTGCTCGAACCGTAG
- a CDS encoding PHP domain-containing protein, with product MRIDLHTHSTASDGTDTPAELVRHAAEAGLDVVALTDHDTTRGYAEAIAALPEGLTLVTGAELSCRVDGISMHLLAYLFDPEEPALLAERELVRDDRVPRAKGMVAKLNALGVPVTWEQVSRIAGGGSVGRPHVASALLELGVVPSVDEAFTKDWLADGGRAHVEKHETDPFEAVRLVKAAGGVTVFAHPAASKRGRTVPESTIAELAAAGLDGIEVDHMDHDAGTRARLRGLAQELGLLTTGSSDYHGSRKTCVLGEYTTDPEVYGEITRRATGAFPVPGTGGV from the coding sequence GTGCGTATCGACCTGCACACCCACTCCACCGCGTCCGACGGCACGGACACCCCCGCCGAGCTGGTGCGTCACGCCGCCGAGGCAGGGCTGGACGTCGTGGCCCTCACCGACCACGACACGACCCGCGGCTACGCCGAGGCGATCGCCGCGCTGCCGGAGGGGCTCACGCTCGTCACCGGCGCGGAGCTGTCCTGCCGGGTCGACGGCATCAGCATGCATCTGCTGGCCTACCTCTTCGACCCCGAGGAGCCCGCCCTGCTCGCCGAGCGCGAGCTGGTGCGCGACGACCGGGTGCCGCGGGCCAAGGGCATGGTCGCCAAGCTGAACGCGCTGGGTGTGCCCGTCACCTGGGAGCAGGTGAGCCGGATCGCCGGCGGCGGCTCGGTCGGCCGCCCGCACGTCGCCTCCGCGCTCCTCGAGCTCGGTGTCGTACCGTCCGTCGACGAGGCCTTCACCAAGGACTGGCTGGCGGACGGCGGCCGGGCCCATGTGGAGAAGCACGAGACGGACCCCTTCGAGGCCGTCCGGCTGGTCAAGGCCGCCGGAGGCGTCACCGTCTTCGCCCACCCCGCCGCGAGCAAGCGCGGCCGTACGGTCCCTGAGTCCACGATCGCCGAGCTGGCCGCGGCCGGACTCGACGGGATCGAGGTCGACCACATGGACCACGACGCCGGCACCCGCGCGCGGCTGCGCGGACTCGCCCAGGAGCTCGGGCTGCTGACCACCGGCTCCAGCGACTACCACGGCAGCCGCAAGACCTGCGTCCTCGGCGAGTACACGACCGACCCCGAGGTGTACGGCGAGATCACGCGGCGGGCCACCGGCGCGTTCCCCGTCCCCGGTACCGGCGGAGTCTGA
- a CDS encoding MarC family protein, whose amino-acid sequence MFDVAVFGSLFLTLFVIMDPPGITPVFLALTAGRPAKVQRRMAFQAVCVAGGVIAVFGLLGHQILDYLHVSIPALMIAGGLLLLLIALDLLTGKTDEPQQTKDVNVALVPLGMPLLAGPGAIVSVILAVQKADSVGSQVSVWTAILAIHVVLWLVMRYSLLIIRVIKDGGVVLVTRLAGMMLSAIAVQQIINGVTQVIQGS is encoded by the coding sequence ATGTTCGACGTCGCCGTCTTCGGCTCGCTCTTCCTCACCCTGTTCGTGATCATGGATCCCCCCGGGATCACCCCGGTCTTCCTGGCGCTCACCGCCGGGCGGCCTGCCAAGGTGCAGCGCCGGATGGCGTTCCAGGCCGTCTGCGTGGCGGGCGGGGTCATCGCGGTGTTCGGCCTCCTCGGCCACCAGATCCTCGACTATCTGCATGTCTCGATCCCGGCGCTGATGATCGCCGGCGGTCTGCTGCTCCTGCTCATCGCGCTCGACCTGCTCACCGGCAAGACGGACGAGCCGCAGCAGACCAAGGACGTGAACGTCGCCCTCGTCCCGCTCGGCATGCCGCTGCTCGCCGGGCCGGGCGCGATCGTCTCCGTGATCCTCGCCGTGCAGAAGGCCGACAGCGTCGGCAGCCAGGTGTCCGTGTGGACGGCGATCCTCGCCATCCATGTGGTGCTGTGGCTCGTGATGCGGTACTCGCTGCTGATCATCCGGGTCATCAAGGACGGGGGAGTGGTCCTCGTGACCCGGCTCGCGGGCATGATGCTCTCCGCGATCGCCGTCCAGCAGATCATCAACGGCGTCACCCAGGTCATCCAGGGAAGCTGA
- a CDS encoding NYN domain-containing protein, with translation MNDDLAALAARIDHTNELLLRMLAEVAKTPSTHAIFVDAGYLYAAAGRLVAGTEDRRAFDLDAEGLIEALIDRARTIFADSRLLRVYWYDGARRRIHTAEQQSIAELPDVKVRLGNLNANNQQKGVDSLIRSDLESLARHRAISDAALLGGDEDLVSAVEAAQGYGARVHLWGIEAPEGRNQAEPLLWEVDSQRTLDLDFFKPYVSRRTSAAYEAVAARPTREDVRFVGAQIAAKWLAARGRESLVELLPGHPYLPGSVDQDLLVEAEGLLQYSLRGQADLRRALRDGFWEHLQAQY, from the coding sequence ATGAACGACGACCTGGCGGCGCTCGCCGCCCGCATCGACCACACGAACGAGCTGCTGCTCCGCATGCTCGCCGAGGTGGCGAAGACGCCCTCCACTCACGCGATCTTCGTCGACGCGGGCTACCTCTACGCCGCCGCCGGGCGCCTGGTCGCGGGCACCGAGGACCGCCGGGCCTTCGACCTGGACGCCGAGGGGCTGATCGAGGCGCTCATCGACCGCGCCCGCACGATCTTCGCCGACAGCCGGCTGCTGCGCGTCTACTGGTACGACGGCGCCCGGCGCCGCATCCACACCGCCGAGCAGCAGTCCATCGCCGAGCTTCCCGACGTCAAGGTCCGCCTCGGCAACCTCAACGCCAACAACCAGCAGAAGGGCGTCGACTCCCTGATCCGCAGCGACCTGGAGTCCCTCGCCCGGCATCGTGCCATCAGCGACGCCGCCCTCCTCGGCGGCGACGAGGACCTCGTGTCGGCGGTCGAGGCGGCCCAGGGATACGGGGCGCGTGTGCATCTGTGGGGCATCGAGGCGCCCGAGGGCCGCAACCAGGCCGAGCCCCTGCTCTGGGAGGTCGACAGCCAGCGCACCCTCGACCTCGACTTCTTCAAGCCGTACGTCTCCCGGCGCACCTCCGCCGCCTACGAGGCCGTGGCCGCCCGGCCCACCCGGGAGGACGTGCGGTTCGTCGGCGCCCAGATCGCGGCCAAGTGGCTCGCGGCACGCGGACGCGAGTCACTGGTCGAGCTGCTGCCCGGCCACCCCTACCTCCCCGGCTCCGTCGACCAGGACCTCCTCGTCGAGGCCGAGGGACTGCTCCAGTACTCCCTGCGCGGCCAGGCCGACCTGCGCCGCGCCCTGCGCGACGGGTTCTGGGAGCACCTCCAGGCGCAGTACTAG
- a CDS encoding alpha/beta fold hydrolase has protein sequence MSTEPVYTPPPGSRACQLRTDRGAFAVVDCPVAPGVRPRGVALMLPGFTGSKEDFTLMQGPLAERGYRTVAVDGRGQHESDGPELDESAYERGELARDVLAQAAALGPLDTPLHLFGHSLGGQIARAALLLDHTPFRSLTLMASGPAQISDSQQQRVKLLRDALAVMTMAETWEAILAMGPPEEVGGPARGIGGQELLRRRWLGTKPAQLLATGRQLCAEPDRVDELAALPLPFHVLSGASDDTWPVSVLDDMAVRLHAHRTVIPGAEHSPNADQPLQTARATADFWDRVDSL, from the coding sequence GTGAGCACCGAACCCGTGTACACCCCGCCCCCCGGCTCCCGCGCCTGTCAGCTGCGCACCGACCGCGGCGCCTTCGCCGTCGTCGACTGCCCCGTCGCGCCCGGGGTCCGGCCCCGAGGGGTCGCGCTGATGCTCCCCGGATTCACCGGCAGCAAAGAGGACTTCACCCTGATGCAGGGGCCGCTCGCGGAGCGCGGCTACCGCACGGTCGCCGTCGACGGGCGCGGCCAGCACGAGTCGGATGGGCCCGAGCTCGACGAATCCGCCTACGAGCGGGGCGAGTTGGCGCGTGACGTGCTCGCCCAGGCGGCGGCCCTCGGCCCGCTGGACACCCCGCTGCATCTGTTCGGCCACTCGCTGGGCGGCCAGATCGCGCGCGCGGCTCTCCTCCTCGACCACACGCCGTTCCGGTCGCTGACCCTGATGGCGTCGGGTCCCGCGCAGATCTCCGACTCCCAGCAGCAGCGCGTGAAACTGCTGCGGGACGCGCTCGCGGTGATGACGATGGCCGAGACCTGGGAGGCCATCCTCGCCATGGGGCCGCCCGAGGAGGTCGGCGGCCCGGCCCGCGGCATCGGCGGCCAGGAGCTGCTGCGCCGCCGCTGGCTGGGCACCAAGCCCGCTCAACTCCTCGCGACGGGGCGGCAGTTGTGCGCGGAGCCGGACCGGGTGGACGAACTCGCCGCGCTGCCGCTGCCGTTCCACGTCCTGTCCGGGGCCAGCGACGACACCTGGCCGGTCTCGGTCCTGGACGACATGGCCGTACGGCTGCACGCGCACCGGACGGTGATCCCGGGCGCCGAGCACTCCCCCAACGCCGACCAGCCGCTGCAGACCGCCCGCGCGACGGCCGACTTCTGGGACCGCGTCGACTCCCTCTAG